The following are encoded together in the Desulfobacterales bacterium genome:
- a CDS encoding transporter substrate-binding domain-containing protein, protein MKKIICQVILLILIPIFAFSIELDIVTEILAPLNYAENGKVTGFSTEIVEQLLKETGIKGNIRVYPWERAYKKALEEENVLIYTITRTEARENLFKWVGPISDRNIYLYKLKKRKDININNLEDAKKFRVGALIGSAAAKSLINTGFTENVNLFPVPDEAQNVRKIMLNRVDLIIILDWALAWQGKQQEIALGTFEKVLPVDTELKYYLGFSRQTSDEIVDKFQGSLEKIDKEGIIEMIKNKYMKF, encoded by the coding sequence ATGAAAAAAATAATATGTCAAGTAATTCTATTGATTTTAATTCCGATTTTTGCTTTTTCTATTGAACTGGACATTGTAACGGAAATCCTAGCGCCATTAAATTATGCAGAGAACGGAAAAGTTACCGGATTTTCTACCGAAATCGTTGAACAGCTTCTAAAAGAGACCGGTATTAAGGGGAATATTCGTGTTTATCCATGGGAGCGAGCTTACAAAAAAGCACTTGAAGAAGAAAATGTTCTGATTTATACTATTACAAGGACTGAAGCTCGTGAGAATTTATTTAAGTGGGTAGGCCCCATCAGTGATCGGAATATCTATCTTTATAAGCTAAAAAAAAGGAAAGATATAAATATAAATAATTTGGAAGATGCAAAAAAATTTAGAGTTGGTGCTCTGATAGGTTCAGCCGCTGCAAAATCCCTTATCAATACAGGGTTTACCGAAAATGTAAATCTTTTTCCTGTACCTGATGAAGCTCAAAATGTAAGAAAAATTATGCTGAACCGGGTAGATTTAATTATCATACTTGATTGGGCTCTCGCATGGCAAGGAAAACAACAGGAAATAGCGCTCGGGACATTTGAAAAAGTATTGCCAGTAGATACAGAGCTTAAATACTATCTCGGTTTTAGTCGTCAAACTTCAGATGAAATTGTTGATAAATTCCAAGGATCTCTTGAAAAGATTGATAAAGAAGGAATAATTGAAATGATAAAAAATAAATATATGAAATTCTAA
- a CDS encoding response regulator — protein MLILFGTIYLYYYLSIFQNDLNAKADNVSSEVAKVLSIPVWNTDPISIKDISGAYLGSEFIQGIRIKTGFGFILDKFPTKTEGMIYRQRELQYSGEKLGTVELLFSKSSMDMALKIMVRGLAIVGFFIIISVLILVHLIMRKLLTLPLKNLGEEMYKYSTGNYIPSELPATNNEIGDITQAFNKMTAELQEKQTQLETAVKKYRGIFENALEGIFQTTKEGHLISANPAMTKILGYDSPDELINTVTDIQNQLYVDPTQRHIFLDLLMQHNVVKQFECQFVCKDKRIIWVSIQARAIKNEYGELNYIEGLLEDISDRKKAEEVIKNAYIELEKRIEERTAELRKTNEELLVAKDEALAAAESKSDFLANMSHEIRTPMNGVIAAADLALGEKLSPKVERYLNIIQSSGYSLLGIINDILDFSKIEAGKLYLENISFRIDEILEKTANLFIKRIQEKKIRLHIDLAPNDPMTFIGDPLRLQQIFINLVGNAIKFTESGGMIIFGLRNFEHLSDRMTLTFYVKDTGIGMKQEAMNNLFQPFTQADSSTTRKHGGTGLGLAISKQLVELMGGQIWAESEYEKGSTFLFMVKLPPTPENQEPKFQVPDYIRKLNILIVDKDPISRAILQKILKSFGMETEEMESDIRVFSRLKEKQFDLIIMDWYMSEIDNLEASTRIRKELNLKTPIIMFTAFGKETEKLEAERIEINGSLTKPLMPSHVFDMIMEIFGKIALKETRQSNEIITQASLFKKRIKGCRILVAEDNLTNQEIARAVLEGAGVIIEIANNGKEAVELVKISDFDAVLMDMQMPEMDGYEATRIIRKDLKFKSLPIIAMTAHAMKGDEEKCLSAGMDGYVTKPINQEILFKTLSKMIKVKELSEDEKRFLELNKDIMNQIWDAYNNQTLSLLESLSRSLKDSAYTINEKKITNISKRIEIFCIEKKPISKSLIENLSIELNKVFESLRSLY, from the coding sequence GTGCTTATTCTTTTCGGCACTATCTACCTTTATTATTATTTATCCATATTTCAAAATGATCTGAATGCTAAAGCCGATAACGTTAGTAGTGAAGTTGCAAAGGTTCTATCGATTCCTGTATGGAACACGGATCCAATTTCAATAAAAGATATATCAGGGGCTTATTTGGGCTCCGAATTTATTCAAGGGATCAGAATTAAAACAGGCTTTGGATTCATATTGGATAAATTCCCTACCAAAACCGAAGGTATGATTTACCGACAGAGAGAACTTCAGTATTCAGGTGAAAAACTTGGTACCGTCGAACTCTTATTTTCAAAATCAAGTATGGATATGGCTTTAAAAATAATGGTCAGAGGATTAGCCATCGTTGGTTTTTTTATAATTATTTCCGTCCTTATATTGGTGCATTTAATAATGAGAAAACTTTTAACACTTCCTCTAAAAAATTTGGGAGAGGAAATGTATAAGTATTCGACCGGGAATTACATTCCATCCGAACTCCCAGCTACAAATAATGAAATCGGAGATATCACACAAGCTTTTAATAAGATGACTGCCGAATTACAAGAAAAACAAACCCAATTAGAAACAGCTGTAAAAAAATATCGCGGTATTTTTGAAAATGCTTTAGAAGGAATTTTTCAAACAACGAAAGAAGGACATCTGATCAGCGCTAATCCTGCAATGACAAAAATTTTAGGATATGATTCTCCAGATGAATTGATTAATACTGTTACAGATATCCAGAATCAACTCTATGTAGATCCAACGCAGCGCCACATTTTTCTCGACTTATTAATGCAGCATAATGTAGTTAAGCAGTTCGAATGTCAGTTTGTTTGCAAAGATAAACGTATCATTTGGGTTTCCATACAAGCTCGCGCCATAAAAAATGAGTATGGAGAATTAAATTATATTGAAGGACTTCTGGAGGATATCAGCGATCGAAAAAAAGCCGAAGAGGTCATTAAAAATGCCTATATAGAACTTGAAAAACGAATAGAAGAGCGTACCGCCGAACTCCGTAAAACAAATGAGGAACTGCTTGTAGCAAAAGATGAGGCTTTAGCAGCAGCTGAATCTAAAAGTGATTTTCTGGCCAATATGAGCCACGAAATAAGAACGCCCATGAACGGGGTTATCGCAGCAGCGGATCTGGCCTTGGGAGAAAAATTATCCCCAAAGGTTGAAAGATATCTAAATATTATTCAATCATCCGGATATTCTCTGTTAGGTATCATAAATGATATTCTCGATTTTTCAAAGATCGAAGCCGGCAAGCTATATCTGGAAAATATCTCTTTCAGAATTGATGAAATACTGGAAAAAACAGCAAACCTGTTTATTAAAAGGATTCAAGAAAAAAAAATACGCCTGCATATTGATCTTGCTCCCAACGATCCAATGACATTCATAGGTGACCCATTACGTTTACAGCAAATTTTTATCAATCTGGTCGGTAACGCAATCAAATTTACCGAATCAGGTGGTATGATTATCTTCGGATTGCGCAATTTTGAGCATCTCTCTGATCGAATGACATTGACATTTTATGTGAAAGATACGGGCATAGGCATGAAACAAGAAGCTATGAACAATCTGTTCCAACCATTTACCCAAGCTGACTCATCCACTACACGCAAACATGGCGGTACTGGTCTAGGATTGGCAATTTCCAAGCAACTGGTGGAACTAATGGGCGGTCAAATATGGGCTGAAAGTGAATACGAAAAAGGGTCAACCTTTTTATTTATGGTGAAGCTACCGCCCACGCCAGAGAATCAAGAACCGAAATTTCAAGTCCCTGATTACATTAGAAAGTTAAATATATTGATAGTTGATAAGGATCCCATAAGTCGAGCCATTTTACAAAAAATATTGAAATCATTTGGCATGGAAACCGAAGAAATGGAATCTGACATCAGAGTATTTAGTCGCTTAAAGGAAAAACAATTCGATCTGATTATCATGGATTGGTATATGTCGGAGATTGACAATCTTGAAGCATCAACGCGTATCAGGAAAGAGTTAAATCTGAAAACTCCGATTATAATGTTTACTGCTTTTGGAAAAGAAACTGAAAAATTAGAAGCTGAGCGAATTGAAATTAATGGTTCTCTGACAAAGCCACTTATGCCTTCTCATGTGTTTGACATGATAATGGAGATATTTGGCAAAATTGCGCTAAAAGAAACGCGGCAATCAAATGAAATTATCACCCAAGCTTCTCTTTTCAAAAAACGCATCAAAGGGTGCCGTATTCTGGTAGCCGAGGATAATCTTACCAATCAAGAAATTGCCCGAGCCGTACTGGAGGGAGCAGGGGTCATCATTGAAATTGCCAACAACGGTAAAGAAGCGGTTGAATTAGTAAAAATATCCGATTTTGACGCGGTGCTTATGGACATGCAGATGCCGGAAATGGATGGATATGAAGCCACTCGAATAATTCGAAAAGACCTTAAATTTAAATCACTTCCTATCATAGCAATGACCGCCCATGCAATGAAGGGTGACGAAGAAAAGTGTCTTTCTGCCGGAATGGATGGGTATGTTACGAAACCCATCAATCAGGAAATACTATTTAAAACTTTATCCAAAATGATCAAGGTTAAAGAATTATCAGAGGATGAAAAACGATTCCTTGAACTAAATAAAGACATAATGAATCAAATATGGGATGCTTATAACAACCAAACTTTGTCTTTACTGGAATCATTATCACGTTCTCTCAAGGATAGTGCTTATACAATCAACGAAAAGAAAATAACAAATATTTCAAAAAGAATTGAAATTTTTTGTATTGAAAAAAAACCTATAAGCAAGTCTTTGATTGAGAATCTTAGTATTGAACTGAATAAGGTTTTTGAATCGTTACGTTCATTGTATTAG
- a CDS encoding S1 RNA-binding domain-containing protein produces MSEENFKDLVDHYMPDKQQTITVGDKIKGKILSISHDTAFIDTGTKIDGILETAGLLDKNGDFPYQVGDILDLYVISAKENEIKLSKALSKESGKGLLQDAYENNIPINGKVASICKGGFNIETMKARAFCPLSQIDIFISSNQEDYVGKEYQFLITKFEEKGKNIIVSRRKILEVERDEARKDFFAQIKDGVEFDGKVTKVMPFGVFVEIVPGVEGLVHVSELSWARIENPDEYITEGSPIKVKVLSFNKEQNKIALSAKHIEDDPWVTADQRFKVGDRVEGKVTRCANFGAFVELTPGIEGMIHISEMSYTKRIQKTEDVVNPGDKVYVVIKDMDLANRKISLSLKDAEGDPWQNVGEKYKEGKIIEGIVEKKEKSGFIILLDEGISAFLPFENINKTSVTSGTIKKGDRTKFKLEKLNPKDRKIILSLSDFEEDEWKDYVTTPKQTIGTLGRNLQDALKPNFKKQW; encoded by the coding sequence ATGAGTGAAGAAAATTTTAAAGACCTTGTTGATCATTATATGCCAGACAAGCAACAAACAATAACTGTTGGAGATAAAATTAAAGGTAAAATTTTATCAATTAGCCATGATACTGCTTTTATAGACACAGGCACTAAAATAGATGGTATTCTTGAAACAGCAGGGCTTTTAGATAAAAATGGAGATTTCCCTTATCAAGTTGGCGACATTCTTGATCTTTACGTAATTAGTGCAAAAGAAAATGAAATTAAGCTTTCTAAAGCACTTTCTAAAGAAAGCGGAAAAGGTTTGCTCCAAGATGCCTATGAAAATAATATTCCAATAAATGGAAAAGTTGCAAGCATCTGCAAGGGAGGTTTTAATATTGAGACAATGAAAGCAAGAGCTTTTTGTCCTTTAAGCCAAATTGATATTTTTATTTCTTCTAATCAAGAAGATTATGTGGGAAAAGAATATCAATTTTTAATTACAAAATTTGAAGAGAAAGGTAAAAATATAATTGTATCGAGAAGAAAAATATTAGAAGTTGAACGAGACGAAGCAAGAAAAGATTTTTTTGCGCAAATTAAAGACGGCGTTGAATTCGATGGAAAAGTAACTAAAGTAATGCCTTTTGGAGTTTTTGTAGAAATTGTTCCAGGAGTTGAAGGATTAGTCCATGTTTCTGAACTCTCATGGGCAAGGATTGAAAATCCTGACGAATATATAACTGAGGGAAGCCCCATTAAAGTAAAAGTATTAAGCTTTAACAAAGAGCAAAATAAAATAGCTCTTTCTGCAAAACATATTGAAGACGATCCTTGGGTTACTGCCGATCAAAGATTTAAAGTAGGCGATCGAGTAGAGGGAAAAGTTACAAGATGCGCTAACTTTGGAGCTTTTGTAGAACTTACTCCAGGAATTGAAGGAATGATTCATATAAGCGAAATGAGCTACACAAAAAGAATCCAAAAAACTGAAGATGTAGTTAATCCTGGAGATAAAGTTTATGTTGTTATAAAAGACATGGATCTGGCAAATCGAAAAATTTCACTTAGCCTTAAAGATGCAGAAGGAGATCCTTGGCAGAATGTCGGAGAAAAATATAAAGAAGGCAAAATAATCGAAGGGATTGTTGAAAAAAAAGAAAAAAGCGGCTTCATTATATTGCTTGATGAAGGAATATCAGCCTTTCTTCCTTTTGAAAATATTAATAAAACATCAGTTACTTCTGGAACTATAAAAAAAGGTGATAGAACTAAATTTAAATTAGAAAAATTAAATCCTAAAGACAGAAAAATAATTTTAAGCTTGTCAGATTTTGAAGAAGATGAATGGAAAGACTATGTGACAACTCCAAAACAAACTATTGGAACCCTTGGTCGAAATCTTCAGGATGCCTTAAAGCCTAATTTTAAAAAACAATGGTAA
- a CDS encoding PfaD family polyunsaturated fatty acid/polyketide biosynthesis protein has protein sequence MGLNLNDIGIIGWWTQEAMEPDISTFGIHKAILKISKPIFIVNVEDTMGAATYGTITIGKEIPDAGEGYPLCAYAPPLLPEDLGNPQFRKEHKLRYAYIIGDMANGISSCDMVEFAGQSGMLGFFGSGGLSLDEIESATCRLKSNLQDIPFGMNLIHTPGDLEYELAVVNLYIKHGIKLISAAAYMRLTFPLVYYRVHGIYKDSCGNIITPNKIIAKISRVEVAEQFLSPPPKKILEQLVSKNLITQEQASIAEYIPMAEDITAEADSGGHTDNRPAIALLPTIIALRDQMQDQYNYKNIVRIGLAGGIATPVSTAAAFAMGADYVLTGSINQSCIEADTSEVVKEMLAKAGQADVTMAPAADMFEMGVKVQVLKKGTMFAQRSTKLYELYSKYNDYYDIPEKERETIEKKFLQKSFDNSWIDTKEFFTKRDPSQVERAESNSKHKMALVFRSYLGRSSKWAMTGEPSRKMDYQIWCGPAIGAFNEWVKGSFLEEYKNRDIVTIGMNLLFGACVAFRINWLKSQKILLPQNCGRFKPLSLSEINSILSD, from the coding sequence ATGGGATTAAATTTAAATGATATAGGTATAATAGGCTGGTGGACCCAAGAAGCTATGGAGCCTGATATTTCGACATTTGGTATTCATAAGGCTATATTAAAAATTTCCAAGCCTATTTTTATTGTAAATGTTGAAGATACAATGGGAGCGGCTACCTATGGGACAATAACTATAGGAAAAGAAATCCCAGATGCTGGAGAAGGCTATCCATTATGCGCATATGCTCCGCCTCTTTTACCAGAAGACCTTGGTAATCCTCAGTTTAGAAAGGAACATAAGCTTCGTTATGCCTATATTATCGGAGATATGGCAAATGGAATTAGTTCATGCGATATGGTTGAATTTGCTGGCCAATCTGGAATGTTAGGATTTTTCGGTTCAGGCGGTCTTTCTCTTGATGAAATAGAATCAGCTACTTGTCGCTTAAAATCTAATTTGCAAGATATTCCATTTGGAATGAATCTTATTCATACTCCAGGTGATTTAGAATATGAATTAGCAGTAGTGAACCTTTATATAAAGCATGGAATAAAACTTATAAGCGCTGCTGCCTATATGAGATTAACGTTCCCCCTTGTTTATTACCGAGTTCATGGCATTTATAAAGATAGCTGTGGAAATATTATCACTCCAAATAAAATTATCGCTAAAATTTCACGTGTAGAAGTTGCTGAACAGTTTCTATCCCCTCCTCCAAAAAAAATATTAGAACAACTTGTATCTAAAAATCTTATAACACAAGAACAAGCAAGTATTGCAGAGTATATTCCTATGGCAGAAGACATTACAGCGGAAGCTGATTCTGGGGGACATACTGACAATAGACCTGCTATTGCCCTTTTACCAACAATAATTGCCCTTAGAGATCAAATGCAGGATCAATATAATTATAAGAATATCGTAAGAATAGGTCTTGCAGGAGGAATAGCGACACCTGTTTCAACTGCTGCAGCGTTTGCAATGGGTGCTGATTATGTATTAACAGGATCTATCAATCAATCCTGTATAGAAGCTGACACTTCAGAAGTAGTTAAAGAAATGCTTGCAAAGGCTGGACAAGCCGATGTTACAATGGCTCCGGCTGCGGATATGTTTGAAATGGGCGTAAAAGTTCAAGTCTTAAAAAAGGGAACTATGTTTGCTCAAAGATCTACAAAATTGTATGAATTATATTCCAAATATAATGATTATTACGATATCCCAGAAAAAGAAAGAGAAACTATTGAAAAAAAATTTCTTCAAAAAAGTTTCGATAATTCATGGATTGATACTAAAGAATTTTTTACAAAAAGAGATCCATCCCAAGTTGAAAGAGCAGAATCAAACTCTAAGCATAAAATGGCTCTTGTTTTTAGGTCATATCTTGGACGTTCATCTAAATGGGCAATGACAGGTGAGCCATCAAGAAAAATGGATTATCAAATTTGGTGCGGTCCTGCAATAGGAGCATTTAATGAATGGGTGAAAGGCAGTTTTCTTGAGGAATATAAGAATAGAGACATAGTTACAATAGGTATGAACCTTTTATTTGGAGCTTGCGTTGCATTTAGGATTAATTGGCTTAAATCCCAAAAGATCCTTTTGCCTCAAAATTGTGGAAGATTTAAGCCTTTAAGCTTATCGGAAATAAATAGCATATTAAGTGATTAA